Proteins co-encoded in one Coxiella burnetii genomic window:
- the miaA gene encoding tRNA (adenosine(37)-N6)-dimethylallyltransferase MiaA, giving the protein MNKNPFIVCLMGPTASGKTDLAIALARKLPFEIISVDSAMVYRGLDIGTAKPNEEELQLTSHRLINICDPSFPYSAGQFYKDALSEIKTIEIRNRTPLLVGGTMLYFHILEQGFSDLPTADETVRKKIQEEAAQHGWAKIHERLNAIDPKSAARINPNDAQRIQRAFEVYETTGQPLSSYQSLKRFKALPYQFINLILAPENRSWLHQRIEKRFDQMLKNNFLEEVRQLYNRGDLNSDLPAIRTVGYRQVWKYLSGEYDYETMRHKAIAATRQLAKRQLTWLRRWPDAKWFNSEDKDLISQVVDYLKGIGM; this is encoded by the coding sequence GTGAATAAAAATCCATTTATTGTTTGTTTAATGGGACCAACGGCCAGCGGCAAAACGGATTTAGCTATTGCGTTAGCTCGAAAATTACCGTTTGAAATTATTAGCGTTGACTCTGCTATGGTGTATCGTGGCCTTGACATTGGTACGGCTAAACCTAACGAAGAAGAACTTCAGCTCACTTCGCATCGATTAATTAATATTTGTGATCCTAGCTTTCCTTATTCAGCGGGTCAATTTTATAAAGATGCTTTAAGCGAAATTAAAACGATTGAAATTAGAAATCGAACGCCTTTGCTCGTCGGCGGAACCATGTTGTATTTTCACATTTTGGAGCAAGGATTTTCTGATTTGCCCACCGCTGATGAAACCGTTCGAAAAAAAATACAAGAAGAAGCAGCTCAGCATGGATGGGCAAAAATACATGAAAGATTAAATGCGATTGATCCAAAATCTGCGGCTCGAATTAATCCCAATGACGCTCAGCGAATTCAACGCGCTTTTGAAGTTTATGAAACAACAGGGCAGCCTTTATCTTCGTACCAATCCTTAAAACGTTTTAAAGCATTGCCTTATCAATTCATTAATTTAATACTGGCACCCGAAAATCGAAGCTGGTTACATCAGCGAATTGAAAAACGTTTTGACCAGATGCTAAAAAATAATTTTCTAGAAGAAGTGAGGCAACTCTATAATCGTGGCGATTTAAATTCTGATCTACCGGCTATACGTACGGTAGGTTATCGGCAAGTGTGGAAATATTTGTCGGGAGAGTATGATTATGAAACGATGCGCCACAAAGCTATTGCGGCTACTCGTCAATTGGCTAAAAGGCAACTGACCTGGCTTCGACGCTGGCCGGACGCGAAATGGTTTAATAGCGAAGATAAAGATTTGATCAGTCAAGTAGTGGATTACCTAAAAGGAATAGGGATGTAG
- the mutL gene encoding DNA mismatch repair endonuclease MutL — protein sequence MMYIRRLNDQTANQIAAGEVVERPASVVKELIENSIDAHASCIRVDILQGGAKQIRIQDDGDGIHPEDLVLALERHATSKIAKIDDLQDITTLGFRGEALASISAVSRLTLTSRQKNAEMGYRISNISHKIMTPVPAAHPQGTTIDVQDLFYNTPARRKFLRSPATEFQHIRRIIERLALSHFTTEFLLHHNEKEIIHFKSATTISGQENRIKSILGDVFMQSALAIEFSQSGLTLKGYIAEAAYTRSQPDLQYIYVNGRFVRDKLVAQALRQAYHDVLFHGRHPAYVLYLEIDPAFVDINVHPTKHEVRFRDPQWVRDFLIHAVKTALAQAKPGIVHPLPQSTAEYNPITNFAPTPLIEGQGNLSLIQEQPAPYTQTIVHKHPLGHALAQLQGIYILSQNEKGLVIVDMHAAHERILYEKMKKQLAEVGLAMQSLLVPINLSLNPQEITAWQTNKALFARLGFEIESFGPDKIVVRRHPSLLKPKNLENLIRDVLADLITHNTTSRVGERINAALATLACHAALRAPHYLTIEEMEALLREMEKTEHGGLCNHGRPTWKQFDIAELDTFFLRGQ from the coding sequence ATGATGTATATCCGTCGATTAAATGATCAAACTGCGAATCAAATTGCCGCGGGAGAAGTGGTTGAACGACCCGCTTCGGTAGTAAAAGAGCTCATCGAAAATAGTATCGACGCTCATGCGAGTTGTATTCGCGTTGATATTTTACAAGGAGGCGCCAAACAAATTCGGATTCAAGATGACGGGGACGGGATCCATCCCGAGGATTTAGTATTAGCGCTCGAACGCCATGCCACGAGTAAAATTGCAAAAATTGATGATTTACAGGACATCACTACGCTTGGTTTTCGTGGTGAAGCGCTGGCTAGTATTTCAGCCGTTTCTCGTTTGACGTTGACCTCACGTCAAAAAAATGCTGAGATGGGTTATCGAATCAGCAATATTTCTCATAAAATCATGACCCCGGTCCCAGCGGCGCATCCCCAGGGAACAACTATCGACGTCCAAGATTTGTTTTATAACACGCCGGCTCGGCGTAAATTTTTACGCTCGCCGGCCACTGAATTTCAGCACATCCGGCGGATCATTGAACGCTTAGCCCTGAGTCATTTTACTACTGAATTTTTACTTCATCATAATGAAAAAGAAATAATTCATTTCAAATCAGCCACTACAATAAGCGGACAAGAAAATCGCATTAAAAGCATATTAGGCGATGTTTTTATGCAATCAGCACTTGCCATTGAATTTTCTCAATCAGGATTAACACTAAAGGGGTACATCGCCGAAGCCGCTTATACGCGCAGTCAGCCTGATTTACAATACATTTATGTCAATGGTCGTTTTGTTCGTGACAAATTAGTCGCTCAAGCGCTTCGTCAGGCTTATCACGACGTTTTATTTCACGGTCGACACCCGGCTTATGTGCTCTATTTGGAAATTGATCCTGCTTTTGTTGATATTAATGTTCATCCGACAAAACATGAAGTCCGATTCCGAGATCCGCAGTGGGTACGGGATTTTTTAATTCATGCAGTTAAAACTGCATTAGCCCAAGCGAAACCCGGTATCGTTCACCCCTTACCTCAATCGACGGCTGAATATAATCCGATAACGAATTTTGCTCCTACACCACTTATTGAAGGTCAAGGGAATTTATCCTTAATTCAAGAACAGCCTGCCCCTTACACACAAACAATCGTTCATAAACATCCATTAGGTCATGCGCTGGCTCAACTGCAGGGGATTTATATTTTGTCGCAAAACGAAAAAGGGCTTGTTATTGTTGATATGCACGCAGCGCATGAACGCATACTTTATGAGAAAATGAAAAAGCAGTTGGCAGAGGTGGGCCTAGCGATGCAATCTTTATTAGTTCCCATTAACCTATCATTAAATCCGCAAGAAATAACCGCTTGGCAGACCAATAAGGCTCTTTTTGCCCGGCTGGGATTTGAAATTGAATCGTTTGGTCCAGATAAAATTGTCGTACGACGTCATCCTTCTTTATTAAAACCAAAAAATCTCGAAAATTTAATCCGTGATGTGCTTGCTGATTTAATTACTCATAATACCACTTCTCGCGTCGGTGAAAGAATTAATGCCGCACTTGCAACTCTCGCTTGCCATGCGGCGTTGCGCGCCCCTCATTATTTGACCATAGAAGAAATGGAAGCTTTATTGCGAGAAATGGAAAAAACCGAACATGGCGGATTATGCAATCACGGCCGCCCAACGTGGAAACAATTCGATATTGCCGAGTTAGATACTTTCTTTTTGCGCGGACAATAA
- a CDS encoding PAS domain-containing hybrid sensor histidine kinase/response regulator, producing MGRQNWKIKNLEVCMEVSTTRIHKPILKKLGSLFLNLAETSQDIFWIRSVDFYTHVYVSPAFENIFGISRQTLYANPNKWMNAVIIEDRDRLRHLIMEWQVKNKKGAAYTVDYRIIDAYGEMHWINETSYPVYEDDQCLGYAGVVKDVSSEKLRVKEFDNAVHYFRHFVERVSGVFWVKGSRGDKQIYISPTYEKIWGVSCESLYQNPKSWIDYVLPEDISNGKVNVNFYETAADQRTPDSKYEFRFRIRRPDGEIRWIKDTYFPIMENGKLVGFAGIAEDVTNDALCEKELWEAKEFAEQANRTKSDFLAMMSHELRTPLNAILGMSQILKTHNLSDEQQGQIDVISQAGQNLLALLNDLLDFAKLEAGKLSFTEETMDLHELVMKIKGDMLLLAHKKGIQLKFDYPENIPSKVMGDAKRIRQVLVNLLSNALKFTEKGYVQLTANCLKKDHKKMTLCFTVKDTGIGMEKTKLSSIFNRFQQINSVYQRKYDGVGLGLSIVKELLEKMGGTISVTSEPGVGSEFTCIIPFRLQADSNPTLPARDLLEKQAVNNSTYDRESRFNMNVLVVEDNLINQRISKIMLEQVGCQVDIAGCGKDAIEKMKKHYDMVFMDIGLPDMDGFETTQCIRHNETPGQRVPIVAMTAHVFAQDRKRCFDVGMDEVMAKPIMQDDLIKVLKRWAA from the coding sequence ATGGGTAGGCAAAATTGGAAAATTAAAAACCTAGAGGTTTGTATGGAAGTTTCAACAACAAGGATTCACAAACCGATTCTCAAAAAATTAGGTTCTCTTTTTCTCAACCTAGCTGAAACCAGCCAGGACATCTTCTGGATTCGTTCCGTTGATTTTTATACCCACGTCTACGTCAGCCCAGCTTTTGAAAATATTTTCGGTATTTCACGTCAAACGCTTTACGCTAATCCAAACAAATGGATGAATGCGGTGATTATTGAAGATCGAGATCGACTCCGCCACCTGATAATGGAATGGCAAGTTAAAAATAAAAAAGGGGCAGCTTACACGGTTGATTATCGAATTATTGATGCTTATGGCGAAATGCATTGGATCAACGAAACTTCTTATCCCGTTTATGAGGACGACCAATGCCTTGGTTATGCGGGAGTAGTCAAAGATGTCAGTAGCGAAAAATTGCGCGTAAAAGAATTCGATAATGCCGTCCATTACTTCCGTCATTTTGTTGAAAGAGTGTCAGGTGTTTTTTGGGTAAAAGGAAGTCGAGGGGATAAGCAAATTTATATTAGTCCCACTTATGAAAAAATATGGGGGGTAAGTTGTGAAAGTCTATACCAGAACCCGAAGTCATGGATAGATTACGTTTTGCCTGAAGATATCAGTAATGGCAAAGTGAACGTAAATTTTTATGAAACGGCGGCCGATCAACGAACGCCTGATTCTAAATATGAATTTCGCTTCCGAATTCGCCGTCCCGATGGAGAAATTCGATGGATCAAAGACACCTATTTTCCCATTATGGAAAACGGGAAATTAGTGGGTTTTGCGGGCATCGCCGAAGACGTTACTAATGATGCACTGTGCGAAAAAGAACTGTGGGAGGCCAAAGAATTTGCTGAACAAGCTAACCGGACTAAATCTGATTTTCTGGCGATGATGAGCCACGAATTACGAACCCCCTTGAACGCTATCCTCGGCATGTCTCAAATTTTAAAAACACATAATTTGTCGGATGAACAACAAGGGCAAATTGATGTCATCTCGCAAGCGGGTCAAAATTTATTGGCGCTACTAAATGACCTTCTTGATTTTGCAAAGCTTGAAGCCGGTAAGCTCTCCTTTACAGAAGAAACGATGGATTTGCATGAGCTGGTGATGAAAATTAAAGGAGACATGTTATTGTTAGCTCATAAAAAAGGAATCCAATTGAAATTTGATTATCCGGAAAATATTCCAAGCAAAGTGATGGGCGATGCAAAACGAATCCGTCAGGTATTAGTAAATTTACTATCAAACGCGCTTAAATTTACGGAAAAGGGCTATGTTCAGTTAACGGCAAATTGTTTGAAGAAAGATCATAAAAAAATGACGCTTTGCTTTACCGTTAAAGACACTGGAATTGGAATGGAAAAGACTAAGCTTTCTTCGATTTTCAATCGATTTCAGCAAATTAATTCGGTTTATCAACGAAAATACGATGGTGTTGGCTTGGGATTATCGATCGTCAAAGAACTGCTGGAAAAAATGGGCGGGACTATTTCCGTAACCAGCGAACCCGGTGTGGGTTCCGAATTTACCTGCATTATCCCATTTCGATTACAAGCCGACTCAAACCCCACCTTACCCGCGCGCGATTTACTTGAGAAGCAAGCCGTTAATAATTCCACTTATGATCGCGAGTCTCGTTTTAATATGAATGTGTTGGTGGTTGAAGATAATTTAATTAACCAGAGAATTTCAAAAATCATGCTTGAGCAAGTGGGGTGCCAAGTGGATATCGCCGGCTGTGGGAAAGATGCTATTGAAAAAATGAAAAAACACTACGACATGGTTTTTATGGACATCGGGTTACCCGACATGGATGGTTTTGAGACCACTCAATGCATCCGTCATAATGAAACACCCGGTCAACGCGTTCCTATTGTCGCAATGACCGCTCATGTTTTTGCACAGGACCGCAAACGTTGTTTTGATGTAGGAATGGACGAAGTGATGGCAAAGCCGATTATGCAAGATGATCTGATTAAAGTTCTCAAACGGTGGGCGGCGTAA
- a CDS encoding N-acetylmuramoyl-L-alanine amidase, whose translation MFNVNAMRRWRIIIFLLSFWTLSSFANSNQIIELHVYPHAEDCHLVFDSPSAIHFHYFELTKPERLVVDIQQAHFIHAVKKNLSGPLIKTIRTGYHKNHTLRVVFDLKSPIKIHAVPLKPDSKSPHFRLLIDLISPSHKIKEKTKTIKNIIASPIKSPQPSRARDIIVVIDPGHGGRDPGATGPAGAHEKDIVLKISRYLQRDINRQPGFKAYLTRKGDYYLTLRQRLAIARRYRADMFIAVHADAYKNHRSQGASVFALSQRGSTSEAARWLATKENESELMGGVDLADKNNLLKSVLINLSQTATIRDSLHIGQRIIRALKNIGRLHHSRVEQAAFVVLKSPDIPSLLVETGFISNPYEERKLLNPIYQQHIASALMQGICAYFIYSPPRGTWLAQKVKWDQH comes from the coding sequence TTGTTTAATGTTAATGCTATGCGAAGATGGCGGATTATTATTTTCCTACTTTCATTTTGGACTTTAAGTTCTTTTGCAAATAGCAATCAAATCATTGAATTACACGTTTATCCTCATGCTGAGGATTGCCATTTAGTCTTCGATTCACCTTCTGCGATTCATTTTCATTACTTTGAATTAACCAAACCGGAGCGACTAGTCGTTGACATTCAACAAGCTCATTTTATTCACGCTGTAAAGAAAAACTTATCTGGTCCACTAATTAAAACGATTAGAACCGGCTATCACAAAAACCATACCTTACGAGTTGTTTTCGACTTAAAATCTCCCATTAAAATTCACGCGGTTCCTTTGAAGCCTGATTCCAAAAGCCCCCATTTTCGTTTGCTAATCGATCTCATTAGTCCCTCTCATAAAATTAAAGAAAAAACCAAAACTATAAAAAATATAATTGCCTCACCCATTAAATCACCACAACCCTCTCGAGCGCGCGATATTATTGTGGTGATTGACCCAGGCCATGGCGGACGTGATCCAGGTGCAACAGGGCCGGCCGGCGCTCACGAAAAAGATATTGTGCTAAAAATTTCACGGTACTTACAACGCGATATTAATCGCCAGCCGGGATTTAAAGCCTATTTAACTCGAAAGGGAGATTATTATTTAACCTTACGTCAACGCTTGGCTATTGCGAGACGTTATCGGGCGGACATGTTTATTGCGGTTCATGCGGATGCTTATAAAAACCATCGTTCACAGGGCGCTTCAGTATTCGCGCTGTCTCAACGCGGCTCTACTAGCGAAGCCGCTCGCTGGCTCGCTACCAAAGAAAATGAATCCGAATTGATGGGGGGCGTCGATTTAGCGGATAAAAATAATTTACTCAAATCGGTATTAATTAATTTATCGCAGACAGCTACTATTCGCGATAGTCTCCATATAGGACAGAGAATCATTCGTGCACTTAAAAATATTGGCCGACTACATCATAGTCGTGTTGAACAAGCCGCTTTTGTCGTTTTAAAATCTCCGGATATTCCTTCACTTTTGGTGGAGACGGGTTTTATTTCTAACCCTTACGAAGAACGTAAATTACTAAATCCTATTTACCAACAACATATTGCTTCAGCTTTAATGCAAGGTATTTGCGCTTATTTTATTTACAGTCCCCCACGCGGCACGTGGTTGGCTCAAAAAGTAAAGTGGGACCAACATTAA
- a CDS encoding IS30 family transposase has translation MKEKRSFSHLSLYEREQLFVYKQQGKCLREIGRLLDRDHSVISRELKRNSNPHEHMRGYIGTLAHQQAKDRKKNSGKRPRLKHADLQKYVQEKMKIGWTPEIIASQVSVVFQGFSISHEAIYQYVYAQWPEGIIYLPHSRKKRYAKRYSNRKNRAPIPNRTDIDLRPEKATNRKEVGHWESDTLESDRSRVVYNVIEERVSRLVKITGLENKKAASTKEAVIKRLASLPKKARKSITYDNGSENYYHQEINSVLKTKSYFCKPYHSWEKGAIENTNGLIRRFIPKKTDLANFSQEQLDQIEYLLNHRPRKCLGFKTPYQVFLKRTGAIPP, from the coding sequence ATGAAAGAGAAAAGATCTTTCTCTCATTTGTCATTGTATGAAAGAGAGCAATTATTTGTCTATAAGCAGCAAGGTAAATGTCTGCGGGAAATAGGCAGGCTATTGGATCGAGATCATAGCGTCATTTCAAGGGAGTTAAAAAGGAATAGTAATCCTCATGAGCACATGCGAGGTTATATAGGGACTTTGGCTCACCAGCAAGCTAAAGATCGTAAAAAGAATTCCGGTAAAAGGCCTCGTTTAAAACACGCTGACCTACAGAAATATGTCCAAGAAAAAATGAAAATAGGGTGGACTCCTGAGATCATTGCTAGCCAAGTTTCCGTTGTATTTCAAGGTTTTTCTATTAGTCATGAAGCGATTTATCAATACGTGTATGCTCAATGGCCAGAAGGTATTATTTACTTACCCCATAGCCGTAAAAAACGTTATGCGAAGCGCTATTCCAATAGAAAAAATAGAGCGCCTATTCCCAATCGAACAGACATTGATTTGCGTCCAGAAAAGGCAACGAATCGGAAGGAAGTAGGCCATTGGGAATCTGATACCCTGGAGTCGGATCGATCTCGGGTGGTTTATAACGTCATTGAAGAGCGTGTATCTCGTTTAGTAAAGATAACCGGATTAGAAAACAAAAAAGCAGCCTCAACCAAAGAAGCCGTTATAAAACGGTTAGCCTCTCTCCCTAAAAAGGCTCGTAAAAGCATTACTTATGACAACGGGTCAGAAAATTATTATCATCAAGAGATAAATTCTGTCTTAAAAACAAAATCCTACTTTTGCAAGCCTTATCATAGTTGGGAAAAGGGAGCCATTGAAAATACCAATGGACTCATTCGTCGATTTATACCTAAAAAAACGGATCTCGCCAATTTTTCTCAGGAACAACTTGACCAAATTGAATATTTGTTAAATCATCGACCACGCAAATGCCTAGGATTTAAAACCCCTTATCAGGTCTTCCTTAAGCGAACTGGTGCAATTCCTCCTTGA
- the tsaE gene encoding tRNA (adenosine(37)-N6)-threonylcarbamoyltransferase complex ATPase subunit type 1 TsaE: protein MLIQKNIPTEKAMLALGQRLVDYCQAGEVIYLMGELGAGKTTFVRGLLRGFGYKGFVKSPSYTLIEVYSLETLEVVHVDLYRLSEANEYWDIGLTDYLKKDSILLIEWPEKAEKLLPPPSVSIHFDIQLNNRLVNITSDSPRLKNTSI from the coding sequence CCTACCGAAAAAGCCATGCTCGCTTTGGGTCAACGATTAGTAGATTATTGCCAAGCCGGTGAGGTTATTTATTTAATGGGAGAATTGGGCGCTGGGAAAACTACCTTTGTGCGCGGACTCCTGCGAGGCTTTGGTTATAAAGGATTTGTCAAAAGTCCAAGCTATACCTTAATTGAAGTTTACTCGTTAGAAACGTTAGAAGTCGTGCACGTTGACTTATATCGGCTCTCTGAAGCAAACGAATACTGGGACATAGGATTAACCGATTATTTAAAAAAGGATTCCATTTTATTGATTGAATGGCCTGAAAAAGCAGAGAAGTTGCTTCCGCCCCCTAGCGTGTCTATCCATTTTGATATTCAGTTAAATAATCGCCTTGTTAACATAACCTCGGACTCCCCGCGGTTAAAAAATACATCCATTTAA